One region of Streptococcus parasanguinis genomic DNA includes:
- a CDS encoding L-lactate dehydrogenase has protein sequence MDLTKQHKKVILVGDGAVGSSYAFALVNQGIAQELGIIEIPQLHEKAVGDALDLSHALAFTSPKKIYAAEYADCADADLVVITAGAPQKPGETRLDLVGKNLAINKSIVTQVIESGFNGIFLVAANPVDVLTYSTWKFSGFPKERVIGSGTSLDSARFRQALAEKLDVDARSVHAYIMGEHGDSEFAVWSHANIAGVNLEEFLKDTQNVQETELIELFEGVRDAAYTIINKKGATYYGIAVALARITKAILDDENAVLPLSVFQEGQYGVSNVFIGQPAIVGAHGIVRPVNIPLNDAEQQKMKASADELQAIIDEAWKNPEFQEASKN, from the coding sequence ATGGATTTGACTAAACAACACAAAAAAGTTATCCTTGTCGGTGACGGTGCCGTAGGTTCATCTTATGCATTTGCACTTGTCAACCAAGGAATTGCACAAGAGCTTGGAATTATCGAAATTCCTCAATTGCACGAAAAAGCTGTCGGAGATGCGCTTGACCTTAGCCACGCCCTTGCCTTCACTTCACCTAAGAAGATCTATGCGGCTGAGTACGCTGACTGTGCGGATGCTGACCTTGTTGTAATTACTGCAGGTGCTCCTCAAAAACCAGGTGAAACTCGCCTTGATCTTGTTGGTAAAAACCTTGCCATTAACAAATCAATCGTAACACAAGTTATTGAATCAGGATTTAACGGTATCTTCCTTGTAGCTGCTAACCCAGTTGACGTTTTGACATACTCTACATGGAAATTCTCAGGATTCCCTAAAGAACGCGTTATCGGTTCTGGTACTTCTCTTGACTCAGCTCGTTTCCGTCAAGCACTTGCTGAAAAATTGGACGTTGATGCTCGTTCAGTGCACGCCTACATCATGGGTGAACATGGAGACTCAGAATTCGCTGTATGGTCACACGCTAACATCGCTGGTGTAAACCTTGAAGAATTCCTTAAAGACACTCAAAACGTTCAAGAAACTGAATTGATCGAATTGTTTGAAGGCGTTCGTGATGCTGCTTACACTATCATCAACAAAAAAGGTGCTACATACTACGGTATCGCTGTTGCCCTTGCTCGTATCACTAAAGCAATCCTTGATGATGAAAATGCAGTACTTCCACTTTCTGTATTCCAAGAAGGTCAATATGGTGTTAGCAACGTCTTTATCGGTCAACCTGCCATCGTAGGTGCACACGGTATTGTACGTCCAGTGAACATCCCATTGAACGATGCAGAACAACAAAAAATGAAAGCTTCTGCTGATGAATTGCAAGCAATCATTGATGAAGCATGGAAAAACCCTGAATTCCAAGAAGCTTCTAAAAACTAA
- the gyrA gene encoding DNA gyrase subunit A, producing the protein MQDNNLIDVNLTSEMKTSFIDYAMSVIVARALPDVRDGLKPVHRRILYGMNELGVTPDKPHKKSARITGDVMGKYHPHGDSSIYEAMVRMAQWWSYRYMLVDGHGNFGSMDGDGAAAQRYTEARMSKIALEMLRDINKNTVDFADNYDASEREPLVLPARFPNLLVNGATGIAVGMATNIPPHNLGETIDAVKLMMDNPEVTTRELMEVLPGPDFPTGALVMGKSGIHKAYETGKGSIVLRSRTEIEVTKSGRERIVVTEFPYMVNKTKVHEHIVRLVQEKRIEGITAVRDESNREGVRFVIEVRRDASANVILNNLFKMTQMQTNFGFNMLAIQNGVPKVLSLRQILGAYIEHQKEVVTRRTIFDKEKAEARAHILEGLLIALDHIDEVIRIIRNSQTDAEAQAELMSKFKLSERQSQAILDMRLRRLTGLERDKIQSEYDDLVALIADLADILAKPERVATIIKEELEEVKRKFGDARRTELMVGEVLSLEDEDLIEETDVLITLSNKGYIKRLDQAEFTAQKRGGRGVQGTGVKDDDFVRELVSTSTHDHLLFFTNKGRVYRLKGYEIPEYGRTAKGLPIVNLLKLDEGESIQTIINVEQDRSDESYLFFTTRQGVVKRTNVAEFSNIRQNGLKALNLRDEDELINVFLTDGNTDVIIGTKYGYSVRFNEAVVRNMGRSATGVRGVNLRDGDKVVGASVITDQDEVLVITEKGYGKRTIAGEYPTKGRGGKGIKTANITEKNGPLAGLLTVKGDEDLMIITDTGVMIRTGVADISQTGRSTQGVKVMRLDQDAKIVTFTTVQPDEKDEEVVEENE; encoded by the coding sequence ATGCAGGATAATAATCTAATTGATGTGAATTTAACATCAGAAATGAAGACGAGTTTTATCGATTATGCGATGAGTGTTATCGTAGCTCGTGCCCTACCTGATGTTCGGGATGGTTTAAAACCCGTTCACCGTCGTATTTTGTATGGTATGAATGAATTGGGTGTTACGCCAGATAAACCACATAAGAAGTCAGCCCGTATCACAGGGGATGTTATGGGTAAATACCACCCACACGGGGATTCCTCTATTTATGAAGCCATGGTTCGGATGGCGCAATGGTGGAGTTATCGCTACATGTTAGTGGACGGTCATGGAAACTTTGGTTCTATGGACGGTGATGGCGCCGCTGCTCAACGGTATACAGAAGCCCGTATGAGTAAGATTGCTCTTGAAATGTTGCGGGATATCAATAAAAATACAGTTGATTTCGCTGATAACTATGATGCTAGCGAGCGCGAACCTTTGGTCTTACCTGCACGTTTCCCTAACCTTCTCGTCAATGGTGCTACTGGTATTGCCGTTGGGATGGCAACCAATATTCCTCCTCACAATTTGGGAGAAACCATTGATGCAGTGAAGCTGATGATGGATAATCCGGAGGTAACGACCCGTGAACTTATGGAAGTTCTTCCTGGTCCAGATTTTCCGACAGGTGCTTTGGTCATGGGGAAATCAGGTATCCACAAAGCCTATGAAACAGGAAAAGGATCAATCGTTCTTCGTTCTCGTACAGAGATTGAAGTGACCAAGAGTGGCCGTGAACGGATTGTTGTTACTGAGTTCCCTTATATGGTCAATAAAACCAAGGTGCACGAGCACATCGTTCGCTTGGTGCAAGAAAAACGGATCGAAGGGATTACAGCTGTACGTGATGAATCAAACCGTGAAGGGGTTCGTTTTGTGATTGAGGTCCGCCGAGATGCTTCGGCTAACGTTATTTTGAACAACCTCTTTAAGATGACACAAATGCAAACCAATTTTGGATTCAATATGTTGGCGATCCAAAATGGAGTTCCAAAGGTTCTTTCTCTTCGCCAAATTTTAGGTGCTTATATTGAGCACCAGAAAGAAGTGGTGACTCGACGGACCATCTTTGATAAAGAAAAAGCGGAAGCACGTGCCCATATCTTAGAAGGTTTGCTCATCGCCTTGGATCACATCGATGAAGTGATCCGGATTATCCGCAATAGCCAGACAGACGCTGAAGCACAAGCTGAATTGATGTCTAAATTCAAGCTTTCTGAACGTCAAAGTCAAGCCATTTTGGACATGCGTCTTCGTCGTTTGACCGGTTTGGAACGAGACAAGATCCAGAGTGAATATGACGACTTGGTTGCCCTGATTGCTGATTTGGCTGATATTTTGGCTAAACCAGAGCGTGTGGCGACTATCATCAAGGAAGAATTAGAAGAAGTCAAACGCAAGTTTGGCGATGCTCGTCGAACTGAGTTGATGGTAGGGGAAGTTCTTTCTCTTGAAGATGAGGACTTGATTGAAGAAACAGATGTCTTAATTACCCTTTCTAATAAAGGATACATCAAACGTTTGGACCAAGCTGAATTTACTGCACAAAAACGTGGTGGACGTGGGGTCCAAGGAACCGGTGTGAAGGACGATGACTTTGTTCGTGAATTGGTTTCTACGAGCACCCATGATCATTTGCTCTTCTTTACCAATAAGGGGCGTGTCTATCGTCTGAAAGGTTATGAGATTCCAGAATATGGCCGGACAGCTAAAGGATTACCAATCGTCAACCTCTTAAAATTGGACGAAGGTGAATCGATTCAAACCATTATCAATGTGGAGCAAGATCGCAGTGATGAGTCTTATCTCTTCTTTACGACGCGACAAGGTGTAGTCAAGCGCACTAACGTAGCAGAATTTTCAAATATCCGTCAGAACGGTCTGAAAGCTCTGAACCTACGGGACGAGGATGAATTGATCAATGTCTTCCTTACAGATGGCAATACTGACGTCATTATCGGTACCAAATATGGATATTCAGTCCGCTTTAATGAGGCAGTAGTTCGGAATATGGGACGTTCTGCTACAGGTGTACGTGGTGTGAATCTCCGTGATGGAGACAAGGTTGTTGGGGCAAGTGTTATTACCGACCAGGACGAAGTATTGGTCATTACTGAAAAAGGGTATGGTAAGCGGACGATAGCTGGCGAATACCCAACCAAGGGCCGTGGTGGTAAAGGAATCAAAACAGCCAATATTACAGAGAAAAATGGTCCGTTAGCTGGTCTTTTAACCGTTAAAGGGGATGAAGATCTGATGATCATTACCGATACCGGAGTTATGATCCGGACAGGTGTGGCTGACATTTCTCAAACGGGTCGTTCGACTCAGGGTGTGAAAGTCATGAGACTGGATCAGGATGCGAAAATTGTGACCTTTACAACTGTCCAGCCTGATGAAAAAGATGAAGAAGTAGTGGAAGAAAACGAATAG
- a CDS encoding class A sortase, giving the protein MSRKRKKKKSLRNTLINIVATLLIILSLLLIFNAPIRNMIMVWHTNQYQVSKVDKKTIDKNKEVKTSFDFQHVQSLSTEAVINAQWQAQKLPVIGGISIPELNMNLPIFKGLENVALYYGAGTMKENQVMGQGNYSLASHHVFGLTGANAMLFSPLEKAKAGMKIYITDKEKIYTYVISSVETVTPDRVDVIQDREGVNEITLVTCEDAAATYRTIVKGNLETSVDYDKAPKDILDSFSKSYNQMQL; this is encoded by the coding sequence ATGTCACGCAAAAGAAAAAAGAAAAAGAGTTTACGCAATACTCTTATCAACATCGTTGCAACACTTTTGATTATTCTCTCGCTTCTCTTGATTTTCAATGCTCCGATCCGAAACATGATTATGGTTTGGCATACCAACCAATATCAGGTTAGCAAGGTCGATAAAAAAACCATTGATAAGAATAAAGAAGTGAAGACGAGCTTTGATTTCCAACATGTCCAGTCACTTTCGACGGAAGCTGTCATCAATGCCCAATGGCAAGCTCAAAAACTACCAGTAATTGGGGGAATTTCGATTCCTGAATTAAACATGAACCTTCCGATCTTTAAGGGGCTTGAAAATGTAGCCCTCTACTACGGAGCAGGGACCATGAAGGAAAACCAAGTCATGGGACAAGGCAATTATTCTCTTGCTAGTCACCACGTATTTGGCCTAACTGGAGCAAATGCCATGTTATTCTCACCATTAGAGAAAGCCAAGGCGGGTATGAAGATCTACATCACGGATAAAGAAAAAATCTATACTTATGTCATCTCGTCTGTTGAGACAGTGACTCCGGACCGTGTAGATGTTATTCAAGATCGTGAAGGCGTTAATGAGATCACCTTGGTGACCTGTGAGGATGCTGCAGCGACTTACCGTACGATTGTAAAAGGAAATTTGGAAACCTCTGTTGACTATGACAAGGCTCCAAAAGACATCCTGGATTCATTCAGCAAGTCTTATAATCAAATGCAACTTTAA
- the radC gene encoding RadC family protein: MYDISFIEPSLLPRERLVSEGVDKLSHQELLSILLRTGNKKKSVYEIAQGLLSSVNSLKELSQLTLEELQEISGIGRVKAIELQAVIEFGRRIHKDELMSSEQIMSSQKLAHKIQQEIGHKKQEHLVALYLNTQNEIIHQQTIFIGTVNRSIAEPREILHYALKHMATSIILAHNHPSGAVFPSKNDDEVTQRVLEACEVMGLTLLDHLIVSEENYYSYREETDYLV, encoded by the coding sequence ATGTACGACATATCATTTATTGAACCATCTTTGCTTCCTAGAGAACGTTTGGTTTCTGAAGGGGTAGATAAGCTGAGTCATCAAGAATTGCTATCCATTCTCTTACGGACAGGTAATAAGAAAAAAAGCGTTTATGAGATTGCACAAGGTCTTTTGAGTTCGGTTAATAGTTTAAAGGAGTTAAGTCAATTAACCCTAGAGGAGCTACAGGAAATCTCAGGTATTGGCCGGGTGAAGGCCATCGAACTTCAGGCTGTGATTGAGTTTGGACGAAGGATTCATAAAGACGAATTGATGAGTTCTGAACAGATCATGAGCAGCCAGAAATTGGCCCATAAAATTCAACAGGAAATCGGCCATAAGAAACAGGAGCACCTGGTTGCCCTCTATTTAAATACGCAGAATGAAATTATTCATCAGCAGACCATTTTTATTGGAACCGTGAATCGAAGTATTGCGGAGCCACGTGAAATCCTGCATTATGCACTGAAGCACATGGCAACCTCTATCATCTTGGCTCACAATCATCCATCTGGTGCCGTATTTCCCAGTAAAAATGATGATGAAGTAACGCAACGAGTTTTAGAGGCCTGTGAAGTGATGGGTTTAACCCTATTGGATCACTTGATTGTATCTGAAGAAAACTATTATAGTTACCGTGAAGAGACAGATTATTTGGTATAA
- a CDS encoding redox-sensing transcriptional repressor Rex, with the protein MKHDKNTPIPRATAKRLSLYYRIFKRFNSEKIERANSKQIADAIGIDSATVRRDFSYFGELGRRGFGYDVKKLMNFFADLLNDNAITNVAIVGIGNMGSALLNYRFHERNKMKIVMAFDVDDHELINTKSKDGIPIYGISTIKENLKKEGIQTAILTVPSIKAQEVASLLVDAGVKGILSFSPVHLTVPKDVVVQYVDLTSELQTLLYFMRKNEE; encoded by the coding sequence GTGAAACATGATAAAAATACTCCAATTCCACGCGCAACAGCAAAACGCTTATCGCTCTACTACCGCATTTTTAAACGCTTTAACTCTGAAAAAATAGAGCGCGCCAATTCCAAGCAAATTGCTGATGCAATTGGGATTGACTCTGCTACCGTTCGCCGAGATTTTTCTTATTTTGGTGAATTAGGAAGACGGGGATTTGGTTATGACGTAAAAAAACTGATGAACTTCTTTGCGGATCTCTTAAATGATAATGCTATTACCAATGTCGCTATTGTGGGGATCGGAAATATGGGAAGTGCGCTCCTCAACTATCGCTTCCATGAACGCAATAAGATGAAAATTGTCATGGCTTTTGATGTAGATGATCATGAACTGATTAATACCAAAAGTAAGGATGGGATCCCCATTTATGGGATTTCTACGATCAAAGAGAATCTCAAAAAAGAAGGCATTCAAACAGCAATTTTAACTGTCCCAAGTATTAAAGCGCAGGAAGTGGCTAGTCTTTTAGTAGATGCCGGTGTCAAAGGAATTCTAAGCTTTTCTCCGGTCCATCTGACAGTTCCTAAAGACGTCGTCGTCCAATATGTCGATCTCACCAGTGAATTGCAAACACTCCTTTATTTCATGCGAAAAAACGAAGAATAA
- a CDS encoding DUF4649 family protein — protein sequence MVTLTYIDAYQVERTTTYPDLAACILAFSGCVTLPDSYSIVSIEYKGEKLPYTGRVDGLYAFLKKVEQAEN from the coding sequence ATGGTAACCCTAACTTATATCGATGCTTACCAAGTAGAACGAACGACTACTTATCCTGACCTTGCAGCCTGTATCCTAGCTTTTTCAGGCTGTGTAACCTTGCCTGACTCTTACTCAATCGTATCCATTGAATACAAGGGGGAAAAGCTCCCCTATACAGGACGAGTCGATGGACTTTATGCTTTTTTGAAAAAGGTAGAACAAGCTGAAAACTAA
- a CDS encoding DUF1831 domain-containing protein — protein sequence MAFETSVSLKDCKYTYSLHPNVKKYTLRDNTFAVTKVGNYELNRLLEAVPNSGEGFLLKIIFNKDLTGFKINITDKSGLRLVNIFKNPENDIIQQKFYFLMDSLVEREIFNKTEA from the coding sequence ATGGCTTTTGAAACAAGTGTTTCATTGAAAGACTGCAAATATACCTATAGTCTACACCCAAATGTTAAAAAATATACCTTACGTGACAATACATTCGCTGTTACCAAAGTTGGAAATTACGAGTTAAATCGTTTGCTCGAAGCCGTTCCAAATAGCGGCGAAGGCTTCCTACTTAAAATTATTTTCAATAAAGATTTGACAGGTTTTAAGATCAATATTACAGACAAGTCTGGACTTCGCCTGGTTAATATCTTTAAAAATCCAGAAAATGACATTATCCAACAAAAATTCTATTTCTTAATGGATAGTCTTGTCGAAAGAGAAATTTTCAACAAAACAGAGGCCTAA
- a CDS encoding cysteine desulfurase family protein, with protein MIYFDNAATTPLLPEVIDKMSATMKTTFGNPSSLHAHGRMASKLLRESREQIAQSLHTLPNRIFFTSGGSESNNTVIKGYCLKHQADGKHIITTALEHHAVLEPIEYLVERFGFEVTIVQPRDGRIQARDIKAALRPDTILVSTMFANNETGDLLPIKEIGELLKDLPAAFHVDAVQAIGKVPVYPEELGIDFLSASAHKFHGPKGVGFLYAAVPDFDNLLHGGDQESKMRASTENLISIVGMATALQQATLHQEENFNQVQKLGQELVNGLAAYDYYVNANEDHLPFVWNLGFPGVQNDVLLMRLDLAGISVSTGSACTAGTVQPSHVLEALYGKDSSRLKESLRISFSELNTVEEVQDFLSKLKEILS; from the coding sequence GTGATATATTTTGATAATGCCGCAACCACTCCCCTTCTACCTGAAGTCATTGATAAAATGTCTGCAACTATGAAGACCACTTTTGGAAATCCATCGAGCCTTCATGCTCATGGACGGATGGCTAGTAAACTCCTCCGAGAATCTCGCGAGCAGATTGCTCAGTCTCTCCATACTCTTCCAAATCGTATTTTCTTCACTTCAGGTGGATCAGAAAGTAATAATACCGTTATAAAAGGCTACTGCTTGAAACACCAAGCAGATGGCAAACACATCATTACGACCGCTTTGGAACACCATGCGGTTCTAGAACCCATCGAATATCTTGTAGAACGTTTCGGATTTGAAGTGACGATCGTCCAACCAAGAGATGGACGCATTCAGGCTCGTGATATCAAGGCGGCGCTTAGACCGGATACCATTCTTGTCTCTACCATGTTTGCCAATAACGAGACAGGCGATCTTCTACCGATTAAAGAAATCGGAGAACTCTTAAAAGATCTTCCAGCTGCCTTTCATGTTGATGCTGTCCAGGCAATTGGAAAGGTCCCTGTCTATCCCGAAGAGTTGGGAATTGATTTTCTCAGTGCTTCTGCCCACAAATTCCACGGACCAAAGGGAGTCGGCTTCCTTTATGCAGCCGTCCCAGATTTTGATAATCTCTTACACGGTGGGGATCAGGAAAGTAAGATGAGAGCCAGCACGGAAAATCTCATTTCTATTGTCGGGATGGCAACCGCGCTTCAGCAAGCTACACTTCATCAAGAAGAAAATTTCAACCAGGTTCAAAAACTCGGCCAAGAACTAGTCAATGGTTTAGCAGCCTACGACTACTACGTTAATGCGAATGAAGATCATCTTCCATTTGTTTGGAATCTTGGCTTTCCAGGTGTCCAAAATGACGTTTTACTGATGCGACTCGATCTTGCTGGAATTTCTGTCTCTACAGGTTCTGCTTGTACCGCTGGTACAGTTCAACCCAGCCATGTCCTTGAGGCGCTCTATGGAAAAGATAGCTCACGCCTAAAAGAATCACTTCGAATTAGTTTTTCAGAACTCAATACCGTAGAGGAGGTTCAAGACTTCCTCTCAAAACTTAAAGAAATTTTATCATAG
- a CDS encoding ribose-phosphate diphosphokinase produces the protein MSDKKNMKLFSLNSNPEIAQKIADHAGVPLGKISSRQFSDGEIQVNIEESVRGYDIYIIQSTSFPVNNHLMELLIMVDACQRASANTVNVVMPYFGYARQDRTAAPREPITAKLVANMLVKAGVDRVVTLDLHAVQVQGFFDIAVDNLFTIPLFAEHYINKGLTGPDVVVVSPKNSGVKRARSLAEYLDAPIAIIDYEQDDANRDYGYIIGDVKDKKAILIDDILNTGKTFSEAAKIVEREGATEIYAVSSHGLFVKGAVELLDQAPIKEILVTDSVAPNGPTPKNINYLTASELIAEAIVRIQERKPVSPLFAYHKK, from the coding sequence ATGTCAGATAAAAAAAATATGAAGCTCTTCTCTCTCAATTCAAATCCAGAGATTGCGCAAAAAATCGCGGATCATGCTGGGGTTCCACTTGGGAAAATTTCATCCCGTCAATTCTCAGATGGTGAAATCCAAGTCAATATTGAGGAAAGTGTTCGTGGATATGATATTTATATCATTCAATCAACCAGTTTCCCTGTCAACAATCACTTGATGGAACTCTTAATTATGGTGGATGCTTGCCAACGGGCCAGCGCAAATACTGTCAATGTGGTCATGCCTTACTTCGGTTATGCTCGCCAAGACCGGACTGCTGCTCCTCGCGAACCAATTACTGCTAAGCTTGTCGCAAATATGTTGGTCAAAGCTGGGGTGGATCGTGTCGTCACTCTGGATCTCCATGCAGTGCAAGTCCAAGGTTTCTTCGATATTGCCGTGGATAACCTCTTTACCATTCCGCTTTTTGCAGAACATTACATTAATAAAGGTCTAACAGGACCTGACGTCGTAGTCGTCAGCCCTAAAAACTCTGGTGTCAAACGCGCTCGTAGTTTAGCAGAATATCTTGATGCACCGATTGCCATCATTGATTACGAGCAAGATGATGCGAACCGTGATTATGGCTATATTATCGGGGATGTCAAAGATAAGAAAGCGATCTTGATTGACGATATCCTCAATACTGGTAAGACATTCTCAGAAGCTGCGAAAATCGTTGAACGCGAAGGAGCTACTGAAATTTATGCTGTATCAAGTCATGGTTTATTTGTAAAAGGTGCTGTCGAGTTATTAGACCAAGCTCCGATCAAAGAAATCTTAGTAACCGATTCTGTTGCTCCAAACGGACCAACACCTAAAAATATCAACTATCTGACAGCTAGCGAACTGATCGCTGAAGCTATTGTTCGTATTCAAGAAAGAAAACCTGTTAGTCCTCTATTTGCCTACCACAAGAAATAA
- a CDS encoding CYTH domain-containing protein, giving the protein MNHLEIEYKTLLDKEEYQSLLPLFDDTELVVQTNHYIDTPDQLIRKEKMALRVRTFTDQAELTLKVPEAVGHFEYNQNLSPEETEAILQHQQFPDGEIKNLLISKEISVEQLAVWGSLTTERFEKETAAGLVALDHSLYLDTEDYELEIEVETAEQEENFHQFIKEHGIVYKAAKNKIARLAERL; this is encoded by the coding sequence ATGAACCATTTAGAAATTGAATACAAAACCTTGCTAGACAAGGAGGAGTACCAATCCCTCCTTCCACTTTTTGATGATACAGAATTGGTTGTCCAAACCAATCACTATATCGATACCCCCGACCAGCTCATCCGTAAGGAAAAAATGGCCTTGCGGGTGCGTACTTTCACAGATCAAGCTGAGTTGACTCTCAAGGTCCCTGAAGCAGTTGGCCATTTCGAGTACAATCAAAACCTCAGCCCAGAAGAAACCGAGGCGATCCTTCAACACCAACAGTTTCCTGACGGAGAAATCAAAAACCTCTTAATCTCTAAAGAAATCTCTGTTGAGCAACTCGCTGTCTGGGGAAGCCTTACAACAGAACGATTCGAAAAAGAAACAGCTGCAGGATTGGTGGCACTAGACCACAGTCTCTATCTAGACACTGAAGATTATGAATTAGAAATCGAGGTCGAAACCGCTGAGCAGGAAGAAAATTTCCATCAGTTCATCAAAGAGCATGGAATCGTCTACAAAGCTGCAAAAAATAAAATCGCAAGATTGGCGGAAAGATTGTAA
- a CDS encoding GTP pyrophosphokinase gives MAIDWENFLDPYIQAVGELKIKLRGIRKQYRKQQKHSPIEFVTGRVKPIESIREKMIRRNISEENLSQDMQDIAGLRIMVQFVDDVDEILEVLRQRQDMRVVQERDYIRHKKSSGYRSYHVVVEYPVDTIDGNETILAEIQIRTLSMNFWATIEHSLNYKYKGDFPDEIKKRLETTANLAYLLDEEMGAIRDAIQEAQALFDPLHRKLNDGVGNSDDTDEDYR, from the coding sequence ATGGCAATTGATTGGGAAAACTTCTTAGATCCGTATATCCAAGCAGTTGGGGAATTAAAAATCAAACTGCGTGGGATTCGTAAGCAATATCGTAAGCAACAAAAGCATTCTCCAATCGAGTTTGTCACAGGACGGGTCAAGCCGATTGAGAGCATCCGTGAAAAGATGATCCGAAGAAATATTTCTGAAGAAAATCTGTCTCAGGATATGCAAGATATTGCTGGTCTTCGCATCATGGTTCAGTTTGTGGACGATGTGGATGAGATCCTAGAGGTTCTGAGACAACGGCAGGATATGCGCGTGGTCCAAGAGCGAGACTACATCCGCCACAAGAAATCAAGTGGCTACCGGAGTTACCACGTCGTGGTCGAGTACCCGGTTGATACCATTGATGGAAATGAAACGATCTTAGCAGAGATTCAAATTCGGACCTTGTCCATGAATTTTTGGGCAACCATTGAACACTCGCTCAATTATAAATATAAAGGAGACTTTCCAGACGAGATCAAAAAACGCTTAGAGACGACAGCAAACCTGGCCTATCTCTTGGATGAAGAGATGGGGGCAATTCGGGATGCGATTCAGGAGGCTCAAGCCCTGTTTGATCCACTTCATCGTAAGTTAAATGATGGCGTTGGAAATAGTGATGACACAGATGAAGACTACAGGTAA
- a CDS encoding NAD kinase, translating into MKTTGKKVSIIRNRKRQSEEVFQQLRYKLRKNNFILTEKHPDIVISIGGDGMLLSAFHKYEHQLDRVRFVGVHTGHLGFYTDYLDSEIDKLVENLKYDTGAKVSYPILNVKITFENGETRTMRALNEATIKRSDRTMVADLTINGVDFERFRGDGITVSTPTGSTAYNKSLGGAVLHPTIEALQIAEIASLNNRVYRTLGSSVIVPKKDKIEITPTRPGFHIISVDNSTYSYRNIGKVEYQIDNHKINFVASSSHTSFWNRVKDAFIGDDRE; encoded by the coding sequence ATGAAGACTACAGGTAAAAAAGTATCCATTATTCGCAATCGCAAGCGTCAAAGTGAAGAGGTTTTTCAGCAGTTGCGCTACAAGCTTCGGAAAAATAATTTTATTTTGACGGAGAAGCACCCGGATATTGTGATTTCAATTGGTGGCGATGGAATGTTGCTATCGGCCTTTCACAAGTATGAACACCAGTTGGATCGGGTGCGATTTGTTGGCGTCCATACCGGACACTTAGGATTCTATACAGATTACTTAGACAGTGAAATCGATAAGCTGGTTGAAAATTTAAAATATGATACAGGAGCTAAGGTTTCTTACCCTATTTTGAATGTCAAGATTACTTTCGAAAATGGGGAAACCCGTACCATGAGAGCTTTGAACGAAGCGACGATTAAGAGAAGCGACCGGACCATGGTTGCCGATCTTACGATTAATGGAGTGGATTTTGAGCGCTTCAGAGGAGACGGCATTACTGTTTCGACTCCGACAGGAAGTACGGCATACAACAAATCCTTGGGAGGAGCAGTCCTTCACCCAACTATTGAGGCGCTGCAGATTGCTGAAATCGCCAGTCTCAACAACCGTGTTTATCGTACCTTGGGTTCTTCTGTCATTGTCCCTAAAAAGGATAAGATCGAGATTACACCGACGAGACCTGGCTTCCACATTATCTCTGTCGATAATTCAACCTATTCTTACCGCAATATTGGAAAGGTAGAGTATCAGATTGACAACCATAAGATCAATTTTGTGGCAAGCTCCAGTCACACCAGCTTCTGGAATCGGGTCAAGGATGCCTTTATCGGAGATGATAGAGAATGA